In one Papio anubis isolate 15944 chromosome 11, Panubis1.0, whole genome shotgun sequence genomic region, the following are encoded:
- the NFKB2 gene encoding nuclear factor NF-kappa-B p100 subunit isoform X5 — MEEPLPKEATGDWMVTAADQSAVVVVQSRYYQALWSLLAGVVFPDHNATLPLDLQRGFRFRYGCEGPSHGGLPGASSEKGRKTYPTVKICNYEGPAKIEVDLVTHSDPPRAHAHSLVGKQCSELGICAVSVGPKDMTAQFNNLGVLHVTKKNMMGTMIQKLQRQRLRSRPQGLTEAEQRELEQEAKELKKVMDLSIVRLRFSAFLRASDGSFSLPLKPVISQPIHDSKSPGASNLKISRMDKTAGSVRGGDEVYLLCDKVQKDDIEVRFYEDDENGWQAFGDFSPTDVHKQYAIVFRTPPYHKMKIERPVTVFLQLKRKRGGDVSDSKQFTYYPLVEGGSLGFFPSSLAYSPYQSGAGPMGCYPGGGGGAQMAASVPGRDSGEEAAEPSAPSRTPQCEPQAPEMLQRAREYNARLFCLAQRSARALLDYGVTADARALLAGQRHLLTAQDENGDTPLHLAIIHGQTSVIEQIAYVIHHAQDLGVVNLTNHLHQTPLHLAVITRQTSVVSFLLRVGADPALLDRHGDSAMHLALRAGAGAPELLRALLQSGAPAVPQLLHMPDFEGLYPVHLAVRARSPECLDLLVDSGAEVEATERQGGRTALHLATEMEELGLVTHLVTKLRANVNARTFAGNTPLHLAAGLGYPTLTRLLLKAGADIHAENEEPLCPLPSPPTSDSDSDTEGPEKDTRSSFRGHTPLDLTCSTKVKTLLINAAQNTMEPPLTPPSPAGPGLSLGDTALQNLEQLLDGPEAQGSWAELAERLGLRSLVDTYRQTASPSGSLLRSYELAGGDMAGLLEALSDMGLEEGVRLLRGPETRDKLPSTAEVKEDSAYGSQSVEQEAEKLGPPPEPPGGLCHGHPQPQVH, encoded by the exons ATGGAGGAGCCATTGCCCAAGGAGGCCACAGGGGATTGGATGGTCACTGCTGCTGATCAGAGTGCTGTAGTTGTGGTTCAGAGCAGATACTACCAGGCACTGTGGTCACTGCTGGCCGGGGTGGTCTTCCCTGATCACAATGCTACTCTGCCCTTGGACCTTCAGAGAGGCTTCCGATTTCGATATGGCTGTGAAGGCCCCTCCCACGGAGGACTGCCCGGTGCCTCCAGTGAGAAGGGCCGAAAGACCTATCCCACTGTCAAG ATTTGTAACTACGAGGGACCAGCCAAGATCGAGGTAGACCTGGTAACACACAGTGACCCACCTCGTGCTCATGCCCACAGTCTGGTGGGCAAGCAATGCTCGGAGCTGGGGATCTGCGCCGTTTCTGTGGGGCCCAAGGACATGACTGCCCA ATTTAACAACCTGGGTGTCCTGCACGTGACTAAGAAGAACATGATGGGAACTATGATACAAAAACTTCAGAGGCAGCGGCTCCGCTCTAGGCCCCAGGGCCTTACGG AGGCCGAGCAGCGGGAGCTGGAGCAGGAGGCCAAAGAACTGAAGAAGGTGATGGATCTGAGTATAGTGCGGCTGCGCTTCTCTGCCTTCCTTAGAGCCAGTGATGGCTCCTTCTCCCTGCCCCTGAAGCCAGTCATTTCCCAGCCCATCCATGACAGCA AGTCTCCGGGGGCATCAAACCTGAAGATTTCTCGAATGGACAAGACAGCAGGCTCTGTGCGGGGTGGTGATGAAGTTTATCTGCTTTGTGACAAGGTGCAGAAAG ATGACATTGAGGTTCGGTTCTATGAGGATGATGAGAATGGATGGCAGGCCTTTGGGGACTTCTCTCCCACAGATGTGCATAAACAG TATGCCATTGTGTTCCGGACACCCCCCTATCACAAGATGAAGATTGAGCGGCCCGTAACAGTGTTCCTGCAACTGAAACGCAAGCGAGGAGGGGACGTGTCTGATTCCAAACAGTTCACCTATTACCCTCTGGTGGAAG GTGGCAGCCTCggtttcttcccctcctccctggccTACAGCCCCTACCAGTCCGGCGCGGGCCCCATGGGCTGCTacccgggaggcgggggcggggcgcAGATGGCCGCCTCGGTGCCCGGCAGGGACTCCGGAGAGGAAGCCGCGGAGCCGAGCGCCCCCTCCAGGACCCCCCAGTGCGAGCCGCAGGCCCCTGAGATGCTGCAGCGAG CCCGAGAGTACAACGCGCGACTGTTCTGCCTGGCGCAGCGCAGCGCCCGGGCCCTACTCGACTACGGCGTCACCGCGGACGCGCGCGCGCTGCTGGCGGGACAGCGCCACCTGCTGACGGCGCAGGACGAGAACGGAGACAC accgctgcacctggccatcaTCCATGGGCAGACCAGTGTCATTGAGCAGATAGCCTATGTCATCCACCACGCCCAGGACCTCGGCGTCGTCAACCTCACCAACCACCTGCACCAG ACGCCCCTGCACCTGGCGGTGATCACCAGGCAGACGAGTGTGGTGAGCTTTCTGCTGCGGGTGGGTGCAGACCCAGCTCTGCTGGATCGGCATGGAGACTCAGCCATGCATCTGGCGCTGCGGGCAGGCGCTGGTGCCCCTGAGCTGCTGCGTGCACTGCTTCAGAGTGGAGCTCCTGCTGTGCCCCAGCTGTTGCATATGCCTGACTTTGAGG GATTGTATCCAGTACACCTGGCGGTCCGAGCCCGAAGCCCTGAGTGCCTGGATCTGCTGGTGGACAGTGGGGCTGAAGTGGAGGCCACAGAACGGCAAGGGGGGCGAACAGCCTTGCATCTAGCCACCGAGATGGAGGAACTGGGGTTGGTCACCCATCTGGTCACCAAG CTCCGGGCCAACGTGAATGCTCGCACCTTTGCGGGAAACACACCCCTGCACCTGGCAGCTGGACTGGGGTACCCGACCCTCACCCGCCTCCTTCTGAAGGCTG GTGCTGACATCCATGCTGAAAACGAGGAGCCCCTGTGCCCGCTGCCTTCACCCCCTACCTCTGATAGCGACTCGGACACTGAAGGGCCTGAGAAGGACACCCGAAGCAGCTTCCGGGGCCACACGCCTCTTGACCTCACTTGCAGCACCAAG gtgaagaccttgctgataaatgCCGCTCAGAATACCATGGAGCCACCCCTGACCCCGCCCAGCCCTGCAG GGCCGGGACTGTCACTTGGTGATACAGCTCTGCAGAACCTGGAGCAGCTGCTAGACGGGCCAGAAGCCCAGGGCAGCTGGGCAGAGCTGGCAGAGCGTCTGGGGCTGCGCAGCCTGGTGGACACGTACCGACAGACGGCCTCGCCCAGCGGCAGCCTCCTGCGCAGTTATGAG CTGGCTGGCGGAGACATGGCAGGTCTGCTGGAGGCCCTGTCTGATATGGGCCTAGAGGAGGGAGTGAGGCTGCTGAGGGGTCCAGAGACCCGAGACAAGCTGCCCAGCACAG CAGAGGTGAAGGAAGACAGTGCATACGGGAGCCAGTCAGtggagcaggaggcagagaagctGGGCCCACCCCCTGAGCCGCCAGGAGGGCTCTGCCACGGGCACCCCCAGCCTCAGGTGCACTGA
- the NFKB2 gene encoding nuclear factor NF-kappa-B p100 subunit isoform X1: protein MEEPLPKEATGDWMVTAADQSAVVVVQSRYYQALWSLLAGVVFPDHNATLPLDLQRGFRFRYGCEGPSHGGLPGASSEKGRKTYPTVKICNYEGPAKIEVDLVTHSDPPRAHAHSLVGKQCSELGICAVSVGPKDMTAQFNNLGVLHVTKKNMMGTMIQKLQRQRLRSRPQGLTEAEQRELEQEAKELKKVMDLSIVRLRFSAFLRASDGSFSLPLKPVISQPIHDSKSPGASNLKISRMDKTAGSVRGGDEVYLLCDKVQKDDIEVRFYEDDENGWQAFGDFSPTDVHKQYAIVFRTPPYHKMKIERPVTVFLQLKRKRGGDVSDSKQFTYYPLVEDKEEVQRKRRKALPTFSQPFGGGSHMGGGSGGAAGGYGGAGGGGSLGFFPSSLAYSPYQSGAGPMGCYPGGGGGAQMAASVPGRDSGEEAAEPSAPSRTPQCEPQAPEMLQRAREYNARLFCLAQRSARALLDYGVTADARALLAGQRHLLTAQDENGDTPLHLAIIHGQTSVIEQIAYVIHHAQDLGVVNLTNHLHQTPLHLAVITRQTSVVSFLLRVGADPALLDRHGDSAMHLALRAGAGAPELLRALLQSGAPAVPQLLHMPDFEGLYPVHLAVRARSPECLDLLVDSGAEVEATERQGGRTALHLATEMEELGLVTHLVTKLRANVNARTFAGNTPLHLAAGLGYPTLTRLLLKAGADIHAENEEPLCPLPSPPTSDSDSDTEGPEKDTRSSFRGHTPLDLTCSTKVKTLLINAAQNTMEPPLTPPSPAGPGLSLGDTALQNLEQLLDGPEAQGSWAELAERLGLRSLVDTYRQTASPSGSLLRSYELAGGDMAGLLEALSDMGLEEGVRLLRGPETRDKLPSTAEVKEDSAYGSQSVEQEAEKLGPPPEPPGGLCHGHPQPQVH from the exons ATGGAGGAGCCATTGCCCAAGGAGGCCACAGGGGATTGGATGGTCACTGCTGCTGATCAGAGTGCTGTAGTTGTGGTTCAGAGCAGATACTACCAGGCACTGTGGTCACTGCTGGCCGGGGTGGTCTTCCCTGATCACAATGCTACTCTGCCCTTGGACCTTCAGAGAGGCTTCCGATTTCGATATGGCTGTGAAGGCCCCTCCCACGGAGGACTGCCCGGTGCCTCCAGTGAGAAGGGCCGAAAGACCTATCCCACTGTCAAG ATTTGTAACTACGAGGGACCAGCCAAGATCGAGGTAGACCTGGTAACACACAGTGACCCACCTCGTGCTCATGCCCACAGTCTGGTGGGCAAGCAATGCTCGGAGCTGGGGATCTGCGCCGTTTCTGTGGGGCCCAAGGACATGACTGCCCA ATTTAACAACCTGGGTGTCCTGCACGTGACTAAGAAGAACATGATGGGAACTATGATACAAAAACTTCAGAGGCAGCGGCTCCGCTCTAGGCCCCAGGGCCTTACGG AGGCCGAGCAGCGGGAGCTGGAGCAGGAGGCCAAAGAACTGAAGAAGGTGATGGATCTGAGTATAGTGCGGCTGCGCTTCTCTGCCTTCCTTAGAGCCAGTGATGGCTCCTTCTCCCTGCCCCTGAAGCCAGTCATTTCCCAGCCCATCCATGACAGCA AGTCTCCGGGGGCATCAAACCTGAAGATTTCTCGAATGGACAAGACAGCAGGCTCTGTGCGGGGTGGTGATGAAGTTTATCTGCTTTGTGACAAGGTGCAGAAAG ATGACATTGAGGTTCGGTTCTATGAGGATGATGAGAATGGATGGCAGGCCTTTGGGGACTTCTCTCCCACAGATGTGCATAAACAG TATGCCATTGTGTTCCGGACACCCCCCTATCACAAGATGAAGATTGAGCGGCCCGTAACAGTGTTCCTGCAACTGAAACGCAAGCGAGGAGGGGACGTGTCTGATTCCAAACAGTTCACCTATTACCCTCTGGTGGAAG ACAAGGAAGAGGTGCAGCGGAAGCGGAGGAAGGCCTTGCCCACCTTCTCCCAGCCCTTCGGGGGTGGCTCCCACATGGGTGGAGGCTCTGGAGGTGCAGCGGGGGGCTatggaggagctggaggag GTGGCAGCCTCggtttcttcccctcctccctggccTACAGCCCCTACCAGTCCGGCGCGGGCCCCATGGGCTGCTacccgggaggcgggggcggggcgcAGATGGCCGCCTCGGTGCCCGGCAGGGACTCCGGAGAGGAAGCCGCGGAGCCGAGCGCCCCCTCCAGGACCCCCCAGTGCGAGCCGCAGGCCCCTGAGATGCTGCAGCGAG CCCGAGAGTACAACGCGCGACTGTTCTGCCTGGCGCAGCGCAGCGCCCGGGCCCTACTCGACTACGGCGTCACCGCGGACGCGCGCGCGCTGCTGGCGGGACAGCGCCACCTGCTGACGGCGCAGGACGAGAACGGAGACAC accgctgcacctggccatcaTCCATGGGCAGACCAGTGTCATTGAGCAGATAGCCTATGTCATCCACCACGCCCAGGACCTCGGCGTCGTCAACCTCACCAACCACCTGCACCAG ACGCCCCTGCACCTGGCGGTGATCACCAGGCAGACGAGTGTGGTGAGCTTTCTGCTGCGGGTGGGTGCAGACCCAGCTCTGCTGGATCGGCATGGAGACTCAGCCATGCATCTGGCGCTGCGGGCAGGCGCTGGTGCCCCTGAGCTGCTGCGTGCACTGCTTCAGAGTGGAGCTCCTGCTGTGCCCCAGCTGTTGCATATGCCTGACTTTGAGG GATTGTATCCAGTACACCTGGCGGTCCGAGCCCGAAGCCCTGAGTGCCTGGATCTGCTGGTGGACAGTGGGGCTGAAGTGGAGGCCACAGAACGGCAAGGGGGGCGAACAGCCTTGCATCTAGCCACCGAGATGGAGGAACTGGGGTTGGTCACCCATCTGGTCACCAAG CTCCGGGCCAACGTGAATGCTCGCACCTTTGCGGGAAACACACCCCTGCACCTGGCAGCTGGACTGGGGTACCCGACCCTCACCCGCCTCCTTCTGAAGGCTG GTGCTGACATCCATGCTGAAAACGAGGAGCCCCTGTGCCCGCTGCCTTCACCCCCTACCTCTGATAGCGACTCGGACACTGAAGGGCCTGAGAAGGACACCCGAAGCAGCTTCCGGGGCCACACGCCTCTTGACCTCACTTGCAGCACCAAG gtgaagaccttgctgataaatgCCGCTCAGAATACCATGGAGCCACCCCTGACCCCGCCCAGCCCTGCAG GGCCGGGACTGTCACTTGGTGATACAGCTCTGCAGAACCTGGAGCAGCTGCTAGACGGGCCAGAAGCCCAGGGCAGCTGGGCAGAGCTGGCAGAGCGTCTGGGGCTGCGCAGCCTGGTGGACACGTACCGACAGACGGCCTCGCCCAGCGGCAGCCTCCTGCGCAGTTATGAG CTGGCTGGCGGAGACATGGCAGGTCTGCTGGAGGCCCTGTCTGATATGGGCCTAGAGGAGGGAGTGAGGCTGCTGAGGGGTCCAGAGACCCGAGACAAGCTGCCCAGCACAG CAGAGGTGAAGGAAGACAGTGCATACGGGAGCCAGTCAGtggagcaggaggcagagaagctGGGCCCACCCCCTGAGCCGCCAGGAGGGCTCTGCCACGGGCACCCCCAGCCTCAGGTGCACTGA
- the NFKB2 gene encoding nuclear factor NF-kappa-B p100 subunit isoform X4: protein MESCYNPGLDGIIEYDDFKLNSSIMEPKEPAPETADGPYLVIVEQPKQRGFRFRYGCEGPSHGGLPGASSEKGRKTYPTVKICNYEGPAKIEVDLVTHSDPPRAHAHSLVGKQCSELGICAVSVGPKDMTAQFNNLGVLHVTKKNMMGTMIQKLQRQRLRSRPQGLTEAEQRELEQEAKELKKVMDLSIVRLRFSAFLRASDGSFSLPLKPVISQPIHDSKSPGASNLKISRMDKTAGSVRGGDEVYLLCDKVQKDDIEVRFYEDDENGWQAFGDFSPTDVHKQYAIVFRTPPYHKMKIERPVTVFLQLKRKRGGDVSDSKQFTYYPLVEDKEEVQRKRRKALPTFSQPFGGGSHMGGGSGGAAGGYGGAGGGGSLGFFPSSLAYSPYQSGAGPMGCYPGGGGGAQMAASVPGRDSGEEAAEPSAPSRTPQCEPQAPEMLQRAREYNARLFCLAQRSARALLDYGVTADARALLAGQRHLLTAQDENGDTPLHLAIIHGQTSVIEQIAYVIHHAQDLGVVNLTNHLHQTPLHLAVITRQTSVVSFLLRVGADPALLDRHGDSAMHLALRAGAGAPELLRALLQSGAPAVPQLLHMPDFEGLYPVHLAVRARSPECLDLLVDSGAEVEATERQGGRTALHLATEMEELGLVTHLVTKLRANVNARTFAGNTPLHLAAGLGYPTLTRLLLKAGADIHAENEEPLCPLPSPPTSDSDSDTEGPEKDTRSSFRGHTPLDLTCSTKVKTLLINAAQNTMEPPLTPPSPAGPGLSLGDTALQNLEQLLDGPEAQGSWAELAERLGLRSLVDTYRQTASPSGSLLRSYELAGGDMAGLLEALSDMGLEEGVRLLRGPETRDKLPSTEVKEDSAYGSQSVEQEAEKLGPPPEPPGGLCHGHPQPQVH, encoded by the exons ATGGAGAGTTGCTACAACCCA GGTCTGGATGGCATTATTGAATATGATGATTTCAAATTGAACTCCTCCATTATGGAACCCAAGGAGCCAGCCCCAGAGACAG CTGATGGCCCCTACCTGGTGATCGTGGAACAGCCTAAGCAG AGAGGCTTCCGATTTCGATATGGCTGTGAAGGCCCCTCCCACGGAGGACTGCCCGGTGCCTCCAGTGAGAAGGGCCGAAAGACCTATCCCACTGTCAAG ATTTGTAACTACGAGGGACCAGCCAAGATCGAGGTAGACCTGGTAACACACAGTGACCCACCTCGTGCTCATGCCCACAGTCTGGTGGGCAAGCAATGCTCGGAGCTGGGGATCTGCGCCGTTTCTGTGGGGCCCAAGGACATGACTGCCCA ATTTAACAACCTGGGTGTCCTGCACGTGACTAAGAAGAACATGATGGGAACTATGATACAAAAACTTCAGAGGCAGCGGCTCCGCTCTAGGCCCCAGGGCCTTACGG AGGCCGAGCAGCGGGAGCTGGAGCAGGAGGCCAAAGAACTGAAGAAGGTGATGGATCTGAGTATAGTGCGGCTGCGCTTCTCTGCCTTCCTTAGAGCCAGTGATGGCTCCTTCTCCCTGCCCCTGAAGCCAGTCATTTCCCAGCCCATCCATGACAGCA AGTCTCCGGGGGCATCAAACCTGAAGATTTCTCGAATGGACAAGACAGCAGGCTCTGTGCGGGGTGGTGATGAAGTTTATCTGCTTTGTGACAAGGTGCAGAAAG ATGACATTGAGGTTCGGTTCTATGAGGATGATGAGAATGGATGGCAGGCCTTTGGGGACTTCTCTCCCACAGATGTGCATAAACAG TATGCCATTGTGTTCCGGACACCCCCCTATCACAAGATGAAGATTGAGCGGCCCGTAACAGTGTTCCTGCAACTGAAACGCAAGCGAGGAGGGGACGTGTCTGATTCCAAACAGTTCACCTATTACCCTCTGGTGGAAG ACAAGGAAGAGGTGCAGCGGAAGCGGAGGAAGGCCTTGCCCACCTTCTCCCAGCCCTTCGGGGGTGGCTCCCACATGGGTGGAGGCTCTGGAGGTGCAGCGGGGGGCTatggaggagctggaggag GTGGCAGCCTCggtttcttcccctcctccctggccTACAGCCCCTACCAGTCCGGCGCGGGCCCCATGGGCTGCTacccgggaggcgggggcggggcgcAGATGGCCGCCTCGGTGCCCGGCAGGGACTCCGGAGAGGAAGCCGCGGAGCCGAGCGCCCCCTCCAGGACCCCCCAGTGCGAGCCGCAGGCCCCTGAGATGCTGCAGCGAG CCCGAGAGTACAACGCGCGACTGTTCTGCCTGGCGCAGCGCAGCGCCCGGGCCCTACTCGACTACGGCGTCACCGCGGACGCGCGCGCGCTGCTGGCGGGACAGCGCCACCTGCTGACGGCGCAGGACGAGAACGGAGACAC accgctgcacctggccatcaTCCATGGGCAGACCAGTGTCATTGAGCAGATAGCCTATGTCATCCACCACGCCCAGGACCTCGGCGTCGTCAACCTCACCAACCACCTGCACCAG ACGCCCCTGCACCTGGCGGTGATCACCAGGCAGACGAGTGTGGTGAGCTTTCTGCTGCGGGTGGGTGCAGACCCAGCTCTGCTGGATCGGCATGGAGACTCAGCCATGCATCTGGCGCTGCGGGCAGGCGCTGGTGCCCCTGAGCTGCTGCGTGCACTGCTTCAGAGTGGAGCTCCTGCTGTGCCCCAGCTGTTGCATATGCCTGACTTTGAGG GATTGTATCCAGTACACCTGGCGGTCCGAGCCCGAAGCCCTGAGTGCCTGGATCTGCTGGTGGACAGTGGGGCTGAAGTGGAGGCCACAGAACGGCAAGGGGGGCGAACAGCCTTGCATCTAGCCACCGAGATGGAGGAACTGGGGTTGGTCACCCATCTGGTCACCAAG CTCCGGGCCAACGTGAATGCTCGCACCTTTGCGGGAAACACACCCCTGCACCTGGCAGCTGGACTGGGGTACCCGACCCTCACCCGCCTCCTTCTGAAGGCTG GTGCTGACATCCATGCTGAAAACGAGGAGCCCCTGTGCCCGCTGCCTTCACCCCCTACCTCTGATAGCGACTCGGACACTGAAGGGCCTGAGAAGGACACCCGAAGCAGCTTCCGGGGCCACACGCCTCTTGACCTCACTTGCAGCACCAAG gtgaagaccttgctgataaatgCCGCTCAGAATACCATGGAGCCACCCCTGACCCCGCCCAGCCCTGCAG GGCCGGGACTGTCACTTGGTGATACAGCTCTGCAGAACCTGGAGCAGCTGCTAGACGGGCCAGAAGCCCAGGGCAGCTGGGCAGAGCTGGCAGAGCGTCTGGGGCTGCGCAGCCTGGTGGACACGTACCGACAGACGGCCTCGCCCAGCGGCAGCCTCCTGCGCAGTTATGAG CTGGCTGGCGGAGACATGGCAGGTCTGCTGGAGGCCCTGTCTGATATGGGCCTAGAGGAGGGAGTGAGGCTGCTGAGGGGTCCAGAGACCCGAGACAAGCTGCCCAGCACAG AGGTGAAGGAAGACAGTGCATACGGGAGCCAGTCAGtggagcaggaggcagagaagctGGGCCCACCCCCTGAGCCGCCAGGAGGGCTCTGCCACGGGCACCCCCAGCCTCAGGTGCACTGA